A stretch of DNA from Nitratireductor thuwali:
GCACCGTTCGGCCGCCTCCTGCAACCTTTGCATTCATGCCGCATTCATGAGGCATCTGGAATCATTATGCTCGTGTAGAATTGGCGATGAAACGGCTTGGGCATCGCCCGAAGGAAATGGAGCAATCTCATGAGATATCGGCTTTCGACCCTGGCGTTCTCCAGCCTGGTCGCGCTCGGACTCATGGCCGGTTCCGGTGCCGCCAATGCTTCGGCGCTGTCGGCGGCCGGCACGAGCGTCGATCCGGTGCGCACCCTCTCCGAGACGGCAAACCCGTCGGCCTCGGTCCAGAAGGTTCACGAGCGGCGGTATCGCCACGGGCGCAAGCGGCATTTCAAGCGGCACCACGTCAGACCGCGCGCGGGCATATATTTCGAGTTCGGAACCGGTGGCTACCGCTATGACCCGCCCTACTACGTGCGGCCACACTATGTGCGGCCTCGCTATGTGCGCCCGCGTCCGGCGCGACCCTACCGCCTGAACAGACACCATGTGAGCTGGTGCTACGACCGTTACCGCTCCTATCGGGCCTACGACAACACGTTCCAGCCCTATCACGGCCCGCGCAGGCAGTGCCGTTCGCCTTACATGTACTGATACCAAGCATCTACTAAGAATCGTTGGCGGCGCTATGCCGCCAACGATGCTTAGAGGAATGTCACGCCAATCTCCGTCAATGTCCGCCAGCGGATGACCGCTGGCCGCAGCCGCGGCTCCCGGCCGAGCTGGAGCATGAAACGGGGTGGAATGGCGCAAAGGTCGCAGAACCCTATCCGCGCGCCCGAACCGCTGAGATTGCGTACCGTGCCGGACAGGGTGGAACGGCCGTCATTGAAGACCAAACGCGCCGGCAGCAGCGCCTTGCGGCGAAGCTCCTCCCTCCTTTCGACGAAAGTGTCGCCGTCCAGCCCAATCGATTTTTCAATTATCGGTGTCATCCGAGCCTCCTGATGCTTCAATAGCCAGGAGAAGCGAAAAACGTGCCAATGGGCCCGTGTCGAAACGGCACAGCGTTTCAGAACCCGTGCCGGCACATCCCGGCCGCGCCACGGAAACCGCTCAAGCTTTAATTGGTAAAGTTCGACTTTTCATGCGCTGGTTTAGATATACAGTACACGTATACTGAACGATATTTCAGGCAGTCATACCGTGTTCCTGTTTCCGAAAGTCATTGTTTCCCTTCTGCTGGCCTGCATGACGGGAACCGGCGTCCGTGCGGAGGTTTTCTCCATACGGGCGCCGGTGACCGTTCCGCACGAGGCGGCGGTTGCCCGGATTTCCGACCATGGGCCGCGAATGCGCCACAGCGGCGGCGGCTTCAGCATCGAGCTCAGAAGCGGCACGCACCCGCATCTGCAACGCTGGAGATGGCAACGCTATCGGCCCTACTGGGATACGCCCCACTACCGAAGCTACAAAACGCACAGGTTCGACCTGTCGGACAGCCTCTACAACGACTTCAAAGACTGGCAACGCCCAGGTTACCGCTACCACCGGCAGCGCGGCTGGCCCGACCGCGCGCCCTACTATAACGGCCGCCGCTTTCTCTTCGAGGTCGTGCCGGAAAGGCCAGCCGCCAGGCCCGGCCACGGGCAAAGGGCAGCGCATTTGGCCTGGTGCCGCGACCGCTACCGGTCCTACCGCGCGGCGGACAACACCTTCCAGCCCTACAAGGGACCGCGCAGGAAATGCCGGTCGCCCTACGGGCGATGACGATGCCCCATGACAGGACCGGCCGCGGATCGCTCCGCGGCCGGCACCATGTCGAGAGGGTGCCGCCTTAGTTCTTCTCTTTGTCCACCAGCTTGTTCTTGGCGATCCAGGGCATCATGCCGCGCAGCTTCTCGCCCACTTCCTCGATCTGGTGGGTGTCGTTGAGACGGCGCGTCGCCTTGAAGCGGGCTGCGCCCGAATGCCATTCCTGCATCCATTCCGACGTGAAACGGCCGGACTGGATGTCTTTCAGAACGCGCTTCATTTCCGCCTTGGTCTCGTCGGTGATGATGCGCGGGCCGGTGACATACTCGCCCCACTCGGCCGTGTTGGAGATCGAGTAGTTCATGTTGGCGATGCCGCCCTCATAGATCAGGTCGACGATCAGCTTCACCTCGTGCAGGCACTCGAAATAGGCCATTTCCGGGGCATAGCCGCCCTCGACGAGGGTCTCGAAACCGGCGCGGATAAGCTCGACCAGGCCGCCGCACAGGACCACCTGCTCGCCGAAAAGGTCGGTCTCGCATTCCTCGCGGAACGTGGTCTCGATGATGCCCGAGCGACCGCCCCCGACGCCGCAGGCATAGGAAAGGCCAAGATCTAGCGCATTGCCCGAGGCGTCCTGGTGAACCGCCACAAGGCAGGGCACGCCGCCGCCCTTCTGGTATTCGCTGCGCACCGTGTGGCCCGGCCCCTTGGGCGCGACCATCAGCACATCGACGGTCTTCTTCGGCTCGATCAGGCCGAAATGAACATTGAGGCCGTGGGCGAACGCGATCGCGGCGCCGTCACGGATATTCGGCGCGATTTCCGAGGAATAGATGCCGGCCTGCAGCTCGTCCGGCGTAGCCATCATCATCAGATCGGCCCAGCCGGCCGCTTCGGCCACGGTCATCACCTTGAAGCCGTCGGCCTCGGCCTTCCTGGCCGTCGAGGAGCCGGCGCGCAGCGCAACAGCCACGTCCTTGGCGCCCGAATCCTTCAGGTTCAATGCATGCGCCCTGCCCTGGCTGCCATAGCCGATAATGGCGACTTTCTTTGATTTGATCAGGTTGAGATCGGCATCGCGATCGTAATAGACACGCATTATTCGTTTCCTTTCGTAAGGCTCTCGATATTCGGCATGGCGCGCGTCAGATGCCGCCAGCCCTCTCCTCTTCCCGCGCCGCGAACAGCGCCAGAAACCTTTCCACAGCGCGCTCGGCCTGGCCGGCAAACTGCACGGGCCGGCGCGCCGCCTCCTCGCCCAGCAGCATCCGCACATGCAGATCGCGCACGATCAGCCCGTAAAGCGTATGATAGGCCTCGTCACGGTCCTCGTAGCGGATGAGGCCGCGCCGCATGCCCGCTTCCAAAAGGGCGCAGGCCCGGCTGTCGATGCGGCGGCGGCCGCGCTCGATGAGCAGCCGCGCCAGCCGGTTTCCGTCCCGGCTTGCCTGTCCGATGGCCAGGCGATTGAGCGCCAGCGAGACGTCGCCAGCCAGAACCTGCAGGAGATCATGGGCAAAATCCACCAGATGTGCGCGAAAGCGCGCCGCATCCATCGTGCCGCCATCATCGGAAAAGGCGCGCACCTTGCTCGCCTGATAGGCGATCATCGCCGCCAGCAAACCGTCGCGGTCACCGAACCATTTGTAGAGGCTTTCCTTGGAGCAGCTCGCCGCGCGTGCCACGCCGGCCGTGGTCAACGCCTTCTCGCCGCCTGCCACCAGCAGTTCGAGCGCGCACTCAAGCACCGCGCTCTGGCGCGGTGTAAACTCGTCGTCGCTGCTTTTGGCGGTCATGCCCACCGGCGCCTCGCAAAAATCGTACCGTACGGTACGGTTCTGTCACACGCCGGCCGGGATTTCAAGCCTGTATCGCGAACGCCTGCTGTTCCGCCGACAGGTCCAGGACAGGCCTTGACCGTCCAAGGATGACGGAGGCCGGCATTCGCCGCTATCAACGCGGGCCGGGAGATATCCCGGTTTTTAGCGTTGATGACGGCGGTGGCAAGGCTTTCAAGGAGGCGAACCAGCAAGGCTACCGATCGGCATCGAACCGCTCCCGCGCTTGCCTCACCTTCCCGTGATTGCGTTCGGCCCACTGCACCAGCGCGTGAAGCGGCTCGAACAGCGAGCGGCCGAGATCGGTAAGGCTGTATTCCACGCTCGGCGGCGTGGTGGGAAAGACCTCGCGATGCACATAGCCGTCGCGCTGCAGATCGCGGAGCGTCTGGGTGAGCATGCGCTGGGAGATGTCCGGCACCAGCCGCCGCAGCGCGCCGAAGCGATAGGGCTGCTCGGCCAGCGCGAGCATGATCAGCGAGTTCCACTTGCCCCCGATATTGTTGATGACGTCACGCACGGGGCAATCCCCGAGGTTCTGTTCGTTGCCGGCGGCCCTGTACGCTTCCAGCTTGGCACCCAGATTGATGGGCTTGGCATCCATATGTCGCCTCCAGTCGGGACAGATCGGAGGTGGTTCCCATTCGGTAACCACCGGGGCGAAAACTGCCTTCTTTACGGCAGTTCGGTTATACCTATTTTAGCCCTGCTCTCAAAAAGAGACAACCGAATTGATATTGGGATTGGAACATGAACAAGATACTTATCACCGGCGCTTCGGGACAATTGGGCGGTCTCGTCGTGAAACATCTGCTCGAAACGGAAAACGTATCCCCGACCCGGCTCATCGCCGGCTCCCGCGATCCGTCGAAGTTGAGCGCTCTGGCCGCAAGGGGCGTGGAGACGGCCAAGGTGGATTTCGACGATCCAGAGAGCCTGATGGAAGCATTCGGCCAGGCCGACACGGCGCTGATCATCTCGACGGATGCGCTCGACGAACCCGGCAAGCGCCTGCGCCAGCACAAGGCGGCGGTGGAAGCGGCGGCAAAGGCCGGCGTCAAGCATCTGGCCTACACGTCGATGCCCCGGCCGGAGCCTGGCAACCCCGTCCTGTTCGCGCCCGATCACCACGGCACCGAGCAGACGCTGAAAGCGTCCGGTATTCCCTATACGATCTTCCGCAACAGCTGGTACCAGGAAAATCTGCTGATGAGCCTGCCCAAGGCGATCCAGTCGGGCACCTGGTATACATCCGCCGGGGACGGAAAGACCGCCCATATCGCCCGGGACGACGCGGCACGCGCCATCGCCGCCTCCCTGGCCAAGGGACCGGTCGCCAACACGACCTATACGCTGACCGGCGCGAAGGCATACACGAATGCCGAAATCGCGGCACTGGCGGCCGAAGCCACCGGCAAGCCCGTCAATGTGGTGAATTTGAGCGACGAGGCTCTTGCCGACGGCATGAAGGCGGCCGGCGTACCGGAGGCCTTCGTCCCGCTGCTCGTCTCCTTCGAGGCCAATACCCGCGCTGGGGGGCTGGCTGAAGTTACCGGGGACTTCGAACAGCTGACGGGCAGGCAGCCGAAGCCGCTCACGGCTTTCCTGGAGGAAAGCAAGGCGCTTCTTTCCGGCGCCGCCGGGTAAACCAGCCCCGCCG
This window harbors:
- a CDS encoding SDR family oxidoreductase, producing MNKILITGASGQLGGLVVKHLLETENVSPTRLIAGSRDPSKLSALAARGVETAKVDFDDPESLMEAFGQADTALIISTDALDEPGKRLRQHKAAVEAAAKAGVKHLAYTSMPRPEPGNPVLFAPDHHGTEQTLKASGIPYTIFRNSWYQENLLMSLPKAIQSGTWYTSAGDGKTAHIARDDAARAIAASLAKGPVANTTYTLTGAKAYTNAEIAALAAEATGKPVNVVNLSDEALADGMKAAGVPEAFVPLLVSFEANTRAGGLAEVTGDFEQLTGRQPKPLTAFLEESKALLSGAAG
- a CDS encoding winged helix-turn-helix transcriptional regulator, producing MDAKPINLGAKLEAYRAAGNEQNLGDCPVRDVINNIGGKWNSLIMLALAEQPYRFGALRRLVPDISQRMLTQTLRDLQRDGYVHREVFPTTPPSVEYSLTDLGRSLFEPLHALVQWAERNHGKVRQARERFDADR
- a CDS encoding TetR/AcrR family transcriptional regulator C-terminal domain-containing protein → MTAKSSDDEFTPRQSAVLECALELLVAGGEKALTTAGVARAASCSKESLYKWFGDRDGLLAAMIAYQASKVRAFSDDGGTMDAARFRAHLVDFAHDLLQVLAGDVSLALNRLAIGQASRDGNRLARLLIERGRRRIDSRACALLEAGMRRGLIRYEDRDEAYHTLYGLIVRDLHVRMLLGEEAARRPVQFAGQAERAVERFLALFAAREEERAGGI
- a CDS encoding BA14K family protein gives rise to the protein MRYRLSTLAFSSLVALGLMAGSGAANASALSAAGTSVDPVRTLSETANPSASVQKVHERRYRHGRKRHFKRHHVRPRAGIYFEFGTGGYRYDPPYYVRPHYVRPRYVRPRPARPYRLNRHHVSWCYDRYRSYRAYDNTFQPYHGPRRQCRSPYMY
- a CDS encoding PilZ domain-containing protein, encoding MTPIIEKSIGLDGDTFVERREELRRKALLPARLVFNDGRSTLSGTVRNLSGSGARIGFCDLCAIPPRFMLQLGREPRLRPAVIRWRTLTEIGVTFL
- a CDS encoding BA14K family protein — its product is MFLFPKVIVSLLLACMTGTGVRAEVFSIRAPVTVPHEAAVARISDHGPRMRHSGGGFSIELRSGTHPHLQRWRWQRYRPYWDTPHYRSYKTHRFDLSDSLYNDFKDWQRPGYRYHRQRGWPDRAPYYNGRRFLFEVVPERPAARPGHGQRAAHLAWCRDRYRSYRAADNTFQPYKGPRRKCRSPYGR
- the ilvC gene encoding ketol-acid reductoisomerase produces the protein MRVYYDRDADLNLIKSKKVAIIGYGSQGRAHALNLKDSGAKDVAVALRAGSSTARKAEADGFKVMTVAEAAGWADLMMMATPDELQAGIYSSEIAPNIRDGAAIAFAHGLNVHFGLIEPKKTVDVLMVAPKGPGHTVRSEYQKGGGVPCLVAVHQDASGNALDLGLSYACGVGGGRSGIIETTFREECETDLFGEQVVLCGGLVELIRAGFETLVEGGYAPEMAYFECLHEVKLIVDLIYEGGIANMNYSISNTAEWGEYVTGPRIITDETKAEMKRVLKDIQSGRFTSEWMQEWHSGAARFKATRRLNDTHQIEEVGEKLRGMMPWIAKNKLVDKEKN